Proteins from a genomic interval of Gossypium hirsutum isolate 1008001.06 chromosome A09, Gossypium_hirsutum_v2.1, whole genome shotgun sequence:
- the LOC107940916 gene encoding pectinesterase, whose product MANNAAVIGICSVFLVAAVVATVVGVTHLKNNGDSKSGEISSSTKAVQTVCQPTQFKEVCEKSLESSNSTDPKELIRTSFQAAIEEIKKVLANSATIQDLNKDDNNKAALKVCKEVLDLSIADLQLSFDKLGGYEMSKIGDYILNLRVWLSGALTTLQTCVDSYAEVNNEQAEKMNSILKTSMELTQNSLTMVTKLSTILNGLKIPGLNIDTTGFERKLLSNDGPEWIGHTERRLLQAKPTDLKPNVVVAKDGSGKYDTITKALAEVPLKSPNRFIIHIKAGTYKEQVLLPKEMTNVMFIGDGPTKTIITNDLNCIRDHPLKTFGTATVGVDGAGFMARDIGFENTAGPPGHQAVAFRATCDMVIMFNCHFNGYQDTLYAHKEKQFYRDCLISGTVDFIFGDAASVFQNCQIIARKPGENQNNMITAHGRKFPYTHSAIVLQNCTISGAPDYLPVKDKSKTYLGRPWKALARTIIMQSNIDDIITPEGYCPMQGTVGLDTGYFVEFQNRGPGAKTEGRVKWPSIKTIDINEAKKWTPGVFLETATDNWISQTGTPCYPDMVPGV is encoded by the exons ATGGCGAACAATGCTGCTGTTATTGGTATCTGTTCAGTGTTCTTGGTGGCAGCAGTGGTGGCAACAGTGGTGGGTGTCACACATTTAAAAAACAACGGTGATTCGAAAAGCGGTGAAATATCGAGTTCGACAAAAGCAGTGCAGACGGTTTGTCAACCCACACAGTTCAAAGAGGTATGCGAGAAGAGCCTGGAGTCATCTAATTCCACCGACCCTAAAGAGCTGATAAGGACGAGTTTCCAAGCAGCGATAGAGGAAATAAAGAAAGTGTTGGCGAATTCAGCGACGATACAAGACTTGAATAAAGATGACAACAACAAAGCAGCCCTTAAGGTTTGTAAAGAAGTGTTGGATTTATCAATAGCTGACCTGCAACTTTCATTTGATAAGCTGGGGGGATACGAGATGAGTAAGATCGGTGACTACATACTGAACCTGAGGGTGTGGTTAAGCGGTGCCTTAACTACCTTACAAACATGTGTAGACTCATATGCGGAAGTAAATAATGAACAAGCGGAGAAGATGAATTCAATTTTGAAGACTTCAATGGAGCTTACCCAAAATTCTTTAACCATGGTGACTAAGTTATCCACCATCTTGAATGGCCTTAAAATTCCAGGCCTCAATATCGACACGACTGGGTTCGAACGTAAGCTCCTGTCTAACGATGGACCTGAGTGGATAGGCCACACTGAAAGGAGACTACTTCAAGCAAAACCAACAGATTTGAAGCCTAACGTTGTGGTTGCTAAGGATGGTAGTGGAAAATATGATACCATCACCAAGGCCTTGGCTGAAGTCCCTCTGAAAAGCCCGAATcgatttattattcacattaagGCTGGTACTTACAAGGAACAAGTCCTTTTACCCAAGGAGATGACTAATGTTATGTTCATCGGTGATGGCCCAACTAAGACCATCATCACCAATGACCTTAACTGCATTAGGGATCATCCGCTTAAAACATTCGGCACTGCAACAGTTG GTGTGGATGGGGCTGGTTTCATGGCCAGGGACATTGGATTCGAGAACACAGCAGGACCCCCTGGTCATCAAGCAGTAGCTTTTAGGGCAACATGTGATATGGTTATCATGTTCAATTGTCATTTCAATGGGTACCAAGACACCCTTTATGCTCACAAAGAGAAACAATTTTATAGGGATTGTCTCATCAGCGGGACAGTAGATTTCATCTTTGGGGATGCGGCAAGCGTGTTCCAAAATTGTCAGATCATCGCAAGGAAGCCAGGTGAAAACCAGAACAACATGATTACAGCCCACGGAAGGAAATTCCCATACACTCACTCAGCCATTGTGCTTCAAAATTGTACCATCTCGGGTGCCCCTGACTACCTCCCGGTGAAGGACAAGAGTAAGACGTACCTAGGTCGTCCTTGGAAAGCTTTGGCGAGGACCATCATAATGCAAAGCAATATTGATGACATCATTACACCAGAGGGTTACTGCCCCATGCAAGGCACTGTAGGACTAGACACCGGTTACTTTGTAGAGTTCCAAAACAGGGGACCCGGTGCCAAAACCGAAGGCAGGGTCAAATGGCCATCTATCAAGACAATAGATATAAATGAAGCCAAGAAATGGACTCCTGGCGTCTTTCTTGAAACTGCAACTGACAATTGGATTTCGCAAACTGGCACTCCTTGTTATCCTGACATGGTCCCTGGAGTGTAA